GGAGAAGGTCTTTGGGTGCACTGAATGTGCAGAGGAATCATCACTGTGTCAGCTGCAGTGTGGCTGAGATAAAACCCTGGAGTTTGAAAGATTGGGGTTCAAATTGTGACTCTGCCTTTTGCAGATTGCATGAATCTTAGGCAAATTGGGTAAATCCTCTTAGCCTGTCCTTTCATTTGTGAAAATGAGTgatttttcatattaaattattaaagacTGAAAAGTGGGCATTTGACATTCTCAAGTCACAATGCGGTGTCGAGATTCAGGGCATGGTTTCTGGAGTCATTCCACCTCAACTGCTGTGTGAGTTTGCACAGATTTCTTCTCTCCACCTCACTTTCTCCATCATCAAGATAGAGATGACAATGTTATGCACTTTATCTCACTCTTATGAGTTTTAAGTGAATTAGTTCATGTAAgagtttaaaaatagcttttccgcccactcccccctccccccgagcGCCGCTCCGGCCGCACTGCGCTCGCTCTGAGCTCCGGGCTCCTGCTAAGCCAGCACCGCTGTCGCCTCCCTCCAGTCGCCATCATGATCATCTACCGGGACCTCATTAGCCATGACGAGATGTTCTCCGACATCTACAAGATCCGGGAGGTCGCGGACGGGCTGTGTCTGGAGGTGGAGGGGAAGATGGTCAGTAGGACAGAGGGTAACATCGATGACTCGCTCATTGGTGGAAATGCCTCCGCTGAAGGCCCCGAGGGCGAAGGTACCGAAAGCACAGTAATCACTGGTGTCGACATTGTCATGAACCATCACTTGCAGGAAACCAGCGTCACAAAAGAAGCCTACAAGAAGTACATCAAAGATTACATGAAGTCAATCAAAGGGAAACTTGAAGAACAGAGACCAGAAAGAGTAAAACCTTTTATGACAGGGGCTGCAGAACAAATCAAGCACATCCTTGCTAATTTCAAAAACTATCAGTTCTTTATTGGTGAAAACATGAATCCAGATGGCATGGTTGCTCTGCTGGACTACCATGAGGATGGTGTAACCCCATATATGATTTTCTTTAAGGATGGTTTAGAGATGGAAAAATGTTAACAAAGTTGGCAGTTACTTTGGATCAATCACCTGTCGTCATAACTGGCTGGCCACTGCTTTTCATCCACACAACACCAGGACTTAGACAGATGGGACTGATGTCATCTcgagctcttcatttgttttgaaCGTTGATTTATTTGGAGCGGAGGCATTGTTTTTGAGAAAAACGTGTCATGTAGGTTGTCTAAAAATAAAACGCatttaaactcaaaaaaaaaaaaaaaaagagtttaaaaataatacttgatTCCTCATAAGCACTACCATTAGTAGATGTAATATAATTTTTGAACCCTGAATCTTTCTTGAAAATCTCTACTTATTTGGCTTCCTTAACAGCAAATCCTTCTGTACCTCCTTCAACCTTGTGATCAATTCTTTTCTACTTTCCTTTAGGAACCTCACCCTGTTCCTCGGGGTCTGTTTTTGACCTACTTCTCTCATCACTATAAGTACTACCTACAATTTTCTCCTCTTACTTTAATCACCAGCTGTACtctgataaaataaaaatctgtaacTGTGACCCCGATTTTCCTTCAAGATTTTACCTCATGAACATCTAACTGCCTTCCCCAAACCATTACCTAGATATTTGAACCAGCGTATTATTGGCTCAAAGTTTTCACCCTTGTTCACACCCACTCCCTTGCCATAGCTGATTTGTAGATACAGGTATCTGTCCATGCCCTTTGATTTTGGGCCTGGCCATATGCCCTGTCTTCCTTTAGCCACTGGCACATGGATGGAAGTGATAGCATGCCAGTCCTGAGTTCAAGCCTTAAGAAGCTTAGTGTGTTTCTGCCTGCCCTCTTCCACCTCTGCaggaaaaatctcatggaaaaTCCCTTAGCTATCCCGTTAATTGAAGGAGGATGAATGAAACCTTTAGCAGAGCCTCCCCATCCAACCCAAGACTGGTAGTGGGAAGCAGACCCCCTTCAAAGCAGCAAGCCTGCTGAATCCAGCCTGGATTAGCCAAACCCCAGTCCATCATAAGATACACAAGTGACAATAAGTAATTACTTTTTATAACTACAGAGTTTtgaggttgtttttcttttctttttttttttcatttatttttattagttggaggctaattactttacaatattgtagtggtttttgtcatacattgagatgaattagccatggatttacatgtattccccatcccgatcccccctcccacctccctctccacccgattcctctgggtcttccctgtgcaccaggtccgagcacttgtctcatgcatccaacctgggctggtgatctgtttcactctagataatatacatgttttgatgctgttctcttgaaacatcccaccctcgccttctcccacagagtccaaaagtctattctgtacatctgtgtctctttttctgttttgcatatagggttatcattaccatctttctaaattccatatatatgtattagtatactgtaatggtctttatctttctggcttacttcactctgtataatgggctccagtttcatccatctcattagaactgattcaaatgaattctttttaatggctgagtaatattccatggtgtatatgtaccacagcttccttatccattcgtctgctgatgggcatctaggttgcttccatgtcctggctattataaacagtgctgcgatgaacattggggtgcacatgtctctttcagatctggtttcctcggtgtgtatgcccaggagtgggattgctgggtcatatggcagttctatttccagtttttaaagaaatctccacactgttctccatagtggctgtactagtttgcattcccaccaacagtgtaagagggttcccttttctccacactctctccagcatttattgcttgtagacttttggatagcagccatcctgactggtgtgtaatggtacctcattgtggttttgatttgcatttctctaataatgagtgatgttgagcatcttttcatgtgtttgttaaccatctgtatgtctttggagaaatgtctgtttagttctttggcccattttttgattgggtcatttatttttctggaattgagctgcaggagttgcttgtatatttttgagattaatcctttgtctgtttcttcatttgctattattttctcccaatctgagggctgtcttttcaccttgcttatagtttcctttgttgtgcaaaagcttttaagtttcattaggtcccatttgtttatttttgcttttgtttctaatattctgggaggtgggtcatagaggatcctgctgtgatttatgctggagagtgttttgcctatgttctcctctaggagttttatagtttctggtcttacatttagatctttaatctattttgagtttatttttgtgtatgatgttagaaagtgttctagtttcattcttttacaggtggttgaccagttttcccagcaccacttgttaaagaggttgtcttttttccattgtatatccttgcctcctttgtcgaagataaggtgtccataggttcgtggatttatctttgggctttctattctgttccattgatctatatttctgtctttgtgccagtaccatactgtcttgatgactgtggctttgtagtatagtctgaagtcaggcaggttggacactgtaaaagcagtgctaatgggaagattcatagcattacaggcctacctcaagaaacaagaaaaaagtcaaataaataacctaactccacacctaaagcaattagagaaggaagaaatgaagaaccccagggttagtagaaggaaagaaatcttaaaaattagggcagaaataaatgcaaaagaaactaaagagaccatagcaaaaatcaacaaagctaaaagctgttttttttttttttaaaaaataaacaaaattgacaaaccattagcaagactcattaagaaataaaggaagaagaaccaaattaacaaagttagaaatgaaaatggagagatcacaacagacaacactgaaatacaaaggatcataagagactactaccagcagctctatgccaataaaatggacaacttggaagaaatggacaagttcttagaaaagtataactttcaaaaactgaaccaggaagaaatagaagatcttaacagacccatcacaagcaaggaaatcaaaactgtaatcagaaatcttccagcaaacaaaagcccaggaccagatggcttcacagctgaattctaccaaaaatttagagaagagctaacacctatcttactcaaactcttccagaaaattgcagaggaaggtaaacttccaaactcattctatgaggccaccatcaccctaattccaaaaccagacaaagatgccacaaaaaaagaaaactacaggccaatatcactgatgaacatagatgcaaaaatccttaaaaaaattctagcaaacagaatccaacagcatatttaaaaaaatcatacaccatgaccaagtgggctttatcccaggaatgcaaggattctttaatatccgcaaatcaatcaatgtaatacaccacattaacaaattgaaagataaaaaccatatgattatctcaatagatgcaaaaaaagcctttgacaaaattcaacatccatttatgattaaaactctccagaaagcaggaatagaaagaacatacctcaacataataaaagctatatatgacaaacccacagcaagcattaccctcaatggtgaacaattgaaagcatttcccctaaaatcaggaacaagacaagggtgcccactctcaccactactattcaacatagttttggaagtgttggccccagcaatcagagcagaaaaagaagtaaaaggaatccagataggaaaagaagaagtgaaactcccgctgtttgcagatgacatgatcctctacatagaaaaccctaaagactctaccagaaaattactagagctaatcaatgaatatagtaaagttgcaggatataaaattaacacacagaaatcccttgcattcctatacactaacaacgagaaaacagaaagagaaattaaggaaacaataccattcaccattgcaacaaaaagaataaaatacttaggagtatatctacctaaagaaacaaaagacctatacatagaaaactataaaacactgatgaaagaaatcaaagaggacacaaacagatggagaaatataccgtgttcatggattggaagaatcaatgttgtaatgttgtcaaaatggctatactacccaaagcaatctatagattcaatgcaatccctatcaagctaccaatggtatttttcacagaactagaccaaagaatttcacaatttgtatggaaatacaaaaaacctcgaatagccaaagtaaatcttgagaaagaagaacggaactggaggaatcaacctgcctgacttcagactatactacaaagccacagtcatcaagacagtatggtactgaggTTGTTTTTCATAAATAGCTGGCTAACAGAAATATGTTTTACAGGCACCTCAAATTCAGCTTACCTAAAACTAgcctccttttctcccttttacCATAAATCTGCTCAATTGCCCTGTGTTTCCTTTGTTGGCTGATGGCCTCATCACTCATTTTTATCACTCAGTGAGACATCAGTATATCATTCTTAACTAACCTTTCCCTTACCTTCTACATCCCCTGAGTCTCCAAATTCTGTCAATTTCACTTCCTAACTAGTTACaagaccttttctttctcatctccatCCTCAGTGTTGCTGCCTAATACTTTTTCAATTGAGTTATTGCAATGAAGCCATAATAGGTCTCTATGCCCCTGTGCTCATGGGTCTCTGATCCTCCACGTGGTACCCAGAGTGATGTAACATTAGCCTTGCCACTGTGCTATTTCAGATCTTTCACTGGCCCTCATCACTCCCAGGAGAAGTCCAAGTTCCTTAGATGACTCCAGATTTCGTCATCTGGTTGTCATCTGCCTATCCAAAGTCCTTTCACACTTCCTCCCCTTTATGCTTTTCATGTATCATTTTAAAACTATCTTAATCCCCCCAAACATATCATGGAGCTTCCTACCTGTGTGCCTTTATATGTGATATGGCCTTTGGAacttttttccatcctttttccATGCGATGAACCCACCTTCTccctttaaaatacattttagtcATCAGCTCATCTTGGAAGCCTTGCTGGCTGCCTCAGGCAGAGTCAATCATTTCTTCTGTTACTTGAAAGTGTTTATGCTACTAAACCTACCACTCTGAACTATGATATGTTTGTCTGTCTCTTCTGTAAAACTCTGAATACTGAGTGGGCATGGATGGTGTCCATGATTTCTGGTTCTTCGCACAGAGCTTGATGTATAATAGAGTCAATATGTTTTCTCGATGAATAGTGTGAAAATGATGTAATTTTATTTGAAGTGTCCTAGTGGAGATGGGGAAGTCTGATAAGTTGGTCCAGGCAGCCCGCAATGACAGCCAGCGCCAGGAAgctacccccacccccgccccattcTCAGAGGCATGTGTGGTCAGATGGTCCTGTGCCCTAAGCAGGCTTTTGGAAGGCGGGGGCAGGATATGAGGGGATTCAGGGAGAAGGCAGGAGGCTGGATGGTGACAGGTGTGATCTTTTTCAATTATTCCTCAATCATGAGTGCGGTTGGATTTTTTGGGGTGTTCACAGCCAAAGGGCTGAAGTCTGTCTGGCTTACAAGAAAGGACCTTACTGAGATGTCACTCCCAGATAAAGGGGCAGCATCAGAGGAGACGTTGCAGAAGTGAAGCTGTGGGTCACAGGAATTTGGGGGAGTACATTTGATTTGTACATGCTATGAAAGGGTCTTGAGCCTATTAAACTGAAACCTCTGAGGTGCAGTGAGGTCTTGCCTATATCTGGATTACAATGCTTTTTTTTGTTGAGTTTATGGAAAGTTAAAATATTCCACAGGGCATAGTGTTTAGTGCAGTAAAAGTAAGTTTATTTCTTTCTAGATCTTCtttcagaggaaagagaaagaaaactacttTTCCCATTTAACTATCTTAATGTAAACCTAATTAACACACCTTTACTTTTTATGGcttattttctgttaaaataGAAACACCGTTATTTATAGGGTTATATGTTAAATATCACAAAAATGGTGGtggttgagtcactcagtcatgtctgacttgcgaccccatggactgcagcccgccaggctcctctgtccatgggtttctccaggcaagaagagcagagtgggttgccatttccttctccaaatggacAGTTGACAGAAATATGACtgcttcttgaaagtgaaaatgaagagaaatccTACTGTTGAAATGCTGCTGATGCGTGTGAACCCTTCTTCAAACCCTTGGGGCCCACATGTCATCCCGGCCCTCCCCGCACAGCCAGATATGTGCGGGGTGACCCCTCAGGCACACCGCACATCTTCAGCTTCCTTCTCAGGGTTTTCTGACCGCGTGGCCAGGGAAGCTAGTGCAGATCCACTCTGCTTATATGTGGGCGATCTGGAAGGACCTGGAAGTGCGAGGGCGTTCTCACCACGGTCAGCTCTTCACCGACGGAACGGGGAGCTGGGGAAGAGAGGCCCGGTTCTGCCACGGGGTGTTCACCTCTGAGTCCTGTTCTCAGAAGGTCCCGGCAGGATGGAGACCCCGGTGCCCACAGCCGTGGCCAAGCAGGAAAGAACGGTTCTGTCGGCTTTCTCCCCTTTTCTGTTCTCTGCTCCCTAGTTCcccacaaggggcttccctggtggctcagctggtaaagaatctgcctgcaatgcgggaggcctgagtcctggattgggaagatcccctggagaagggaacgctacccactgcagtgttctggcctggagaactccatggactgtacagtccctggggtcgcaaagagtccacacgactgagcgagtttcactcTCGCTGTTTCTTTCTCACTGGTTCTCCATTCCTGTTGCCCAGAATCACATCCCCAGATAGCTACGGGTGGATGGGCTCTGTTTCAGGCCCTGCTTTTCTGGAGAAAGCGCAGCTAGGATAATAAGCTTTATGGATACACCCTAAGCTCTAGCATAGATTCTCTCCATGAGCCTACGGCCTTCAGACGCCGGCTCACGGGAAGCCAGGGCCAACTTGGCCATGGCTGCTGCAGCGGCTGCTCCATTGCCCCGCCGGGGAGCGGGTCAGGCTGGGCCCCTGAGCTCCCTTCTCTCTTAGCGAGCGGACTCCCGGGCGCAGGCAGGGCCTGACTTCACCCACCCGCTGTCAGCTGGAAGAGGAAAGGAGCTGGCTCTCTGTGGGGACGGCCACGTGGGCGGCGGGAGTGGGaacttggaaaattcagaaatttctcaagaagcaaacaaaaagtcCCTGTAGTTCCCCAACCCATAAACAGTCAgttatttttgtagatttttttcttaatttttagaaatgcGTGCATGTTTGAGTACAGGCTCACATGCAAAATTTCCCTTCTCCTGGAAACCTCTCTCCACTGTCTGCTCCCTGAAAATCTCATCAGCCCTTAAGATAAACTTCCATGGAATCTCTTTACATGAAGGCTTCTCTGATTTTCCATATCAGAGACCGTAAGACACATTATATTTTGCCTGATGTATTatagttatttttgtttatagGTACATATTTTTCCCAAGTAGATTATAAGCTTCAAGACTAGAACACAGGGTCCATATCTGATTCATCTTTGAAATTCCACATTACCTGACAAGTGTTGAAttaatatttgataaatgaacaaatatataatTCAGCCTATAGTTATGTATCAACACTTTCATCACAGTATTATTCCCCACACATGATTACCATTTTTACTACATGCTTTTCTCATTTATGAATAATTTCATATGAATGTATCTCATTTTACAATTAGATTGTGAAATTTCTAAAGGTAAGGACCTTTGCTTGTATTTCTTTGGTGTTCCTCATAGCATTTATGACACTGCTGAATATAGAGCCAGTATCCAGCAAGGCTTTGTTGAGTTTTTCCAGTAATAGAGTCCAGCCGTGAGATGCGGCATGTTTTTTAACCCCCTAACAAGACCAAAAGCAAATTAACTCTAAGATTGGAAAGCACCTGGAATCTGTATTTGTGATGTTCCTTGACAGTTAAAGGGGGCTCGTCTATGCATGGCTGAGAATGATTATGGCTTACTCGTGGAGTAAGTCCCTCTCATTGAGAAAAAGTACCAAATGCATTATAGACAATAACTCCAGAGAAGTAAGTTTTTGAGAAAATGTAGTTCCCACTGTTTAGACTCTTGCAACATGAAGTTATTGTTTGTTGATTTCACTGGGTTGAAATTTCAAGAAAATACTTAAcaaattcaaaatttgaagaaGAACACAAAGATCAATTACACTGGCTTTATCTAGAATGAGATATGACCTGGGTAGGTAAATTCTGGAGTTGGTACCATCCCCCTTCATCTGAGTGGAGTGAGCATGTTTTAGGATATTCCCATGAGAGTTTTAAATTAACCCAGTTTTAATCACTACTTGTCACTTGCTTCACATGTAACCTTAGACAAGTCACTAAatctctttaagcctcagttttcttctctttgatGGTGATAACAAAGCAACCTATTTTATAAAACTATTAGAAGATTAAGACTAAGATTAAGatcgttgtttagttgctaaatcatgtcagactctttgtgaccccatggactgtagcctgccaggctcctctgtccatgggatttcccaggcaagaatactggagtgggttgccatttccttttcctggggatcttcccattccaggggtcaaacccacatctcccacattagcaggtgggttctttatcgctgagccactggagaagccccaaGATTAAGGTAGCCCATGGAAAATATTTAGCAAAATACCAGTATgtcactctgaatattcattggagggactaatgctgaagttgaacctccaatattttggccacctgatgtgaagaaatgacttattggagaagactctgatgctgggaaagattgagagcaggaggagaaggaggtggcagagggtgagTTGCTTAGATGGTAtccttgactcaatggacatgaatttgagcaatagtggagatactggaggacagaagagcctggtgtgtgcagtccatggggtcacaaggagtcagatatgacttagagactaaacagcaatCACCATTGCTCAATAAAGATGagcatttattatgtttattacttttttctcagacttaaaattaagaaattggCATTCATTAGTATTAAATTGAGTGATTTTTCACATCAAAGTCAGTATCAgtcttttcctcctccctcctgttTGTCCTGCTTACGCCTTTGCAATAGCAGAGTGATGACAACTGCTATCACCAGGGTTCTTAGGGTTGGAGATGCTGCTGTCCCCTCCTTGACACAAATCCTCCCGAAGTGTGGCAAACATTAATTACTGACATCAGAAATTGAAGGGCTGTGAAGTAGGTAGAAGTGTGTGTGAGGGCCGTTAGCAAGAAAGCTCTTCT
This window of the Dama dama isolate Ldn47 chromosome 19, ASM3311817v1, whole genome shotgun sequence genome carries:
- the LOC133073578 gene encoding translationally-controlled tumor protein-like, translated to MIIYRDLISHDEMFSDIYKIREVADGLCLEVEGKMVSRTEGNIDDSLIGGNASAEGPEGEGTESTVITGVDIVMNHHLQETSVTKEAYKKYIKDYMKSIKGKLEEQRPERVKPFMTGAAEQIKHILANFKNYQFFIGENMNPDGMVALLDYHEDGVTPYMIFFKDGLEMEKC